The Synechococcus sp. CC9605 sequence TTGCGCCTGTGTTCTTTTGGAGGCATTGGCTGGCGGATGTTGATGGGGCTTTGATGAGGGCTCACTGACCCGTCAGCACGTCATTGTTTTTCGCTTGCCAAACTGACCTCGAAAGAAAGGAGCCCTTGCTTGAGAGAAAAGGGGCTCTTTTTTTGGGCGAACGAAACCCCACCGGCAAGTGGGCCGAGCGATTGTGGTTCCGCTGCTCCGGATCAACTGCAAATCAACTGGAGCTTTTCTGTCGTAACCCTGCTTCGACAGGGCGTGACGCATCACCTGACACCTATTGAGAGAGGGATGTCCTGAATCGATGAAACAGAGATGCACAGCTGCTGCACGCATTTACCTTCCGGTTTCAATCTGATACTCATCTTCGGCATGTACTTCATCGAACGCCGAGGGGCCGACCGTCAATGGATCAGGGAACTGAACTTCAAAAATGAATTCAAGGCAGTGATCGGTGCTCGACGCAAGGCAATTTCAACCTTGGTTACCTATCGGGTCGTCCATGCGCTCTGGCCTAACCAAGTGGTCTGCTACGTGGATGGACCCGAGCTGGCCAAAGAGGTGGAAACAAAGGGGTGACCGCTCTGCAAAGCACACCCACCTAGAACCGAACTCATCTCGATGAGCTCAGGCTGAGGTGATGGGGCAAATTGATCCGATTTGCAGGATCGGCACACCGAGCTGAGTGAGGTGAGGCCTTCATCCGAACGACTGGTGACGCTTTGCCTCTCTTCTTTCTCTCACCACCGCAGGTTTCAACGGGCAAGCCAATGCACGAAACGGTATGTGTTGTCCATCAAGAATGAGTTCGCCGAGTGATTGAGCGTGGTGAAGGTGAATCTCCATCAGATCTCCTACCAACATCCTTGGTGTAACCAGACCTCATTGCAGGTCCAGTGTCATCTGCTGCTATTTCGCCTTTGCATCGCGACTTGCCTCATCGACAGCAGAGAACTGAGTGTTTCAACCCAACCCACCAAGCAGGTCTAAATGGATACGTCACCTCCCGGAGTTCTTGAGCCATCACAGGTGTACGACACCCCAACCTCCGTGGAATTCTTGATGGCTGCTTTGGTTCTGTCCTCGACCGCCTCAGTTATTGCAACTGTCTTTCGCGGCAGTTACTGATCACGGTGTGAAGGCCCCCTTTTTGTTGCATGTCTGGAGTCTGTGATGGATGGGCTTAACCATGGCTTCTCTGTATGCACAATTTATGGCGCCATCCTTAAAAACCATGTCAGGAACTGGGATGAATCGACGACATCCGGGAAATCGACGAGGATCTTGATCTGTTGTGTTGCAGGCGGCCAAGCAGGCCCAGTCCGCAGCTTGATCAGCCCTTGAGCAGCTCCCGCAGAAGTGCGCGGTGAATGTTTTCGGCTTCGATGCTCTCCCGCATTTCTTTGGGGAGGCGGGCCTCCAGGATGTCCTGTTTTTTCATCTCTGTGGCATAGCGGCTGCTGAACGCGCTGAAGCGAATGAGATAGGGCGTCGCCGTCTCTGGGTTGAAGGCAATCACCTCCAGGGCATGTTTGAAGTGGAGGTAGGACACGGTCCACTCCACCAGCTCGTCAAAACTCAGCAGGCCAAGCGGATTGTCAGGGAGTGTCATCGCTGCATCGCCCATGGCTTCAACCAAAACCCTCGGCCTTGGCCTGGGCCGTCAGGTCCTTCAACCGGCCGTTGAGCAGAACATCGCGTTCACGGTCTGCCCCCACATGGGGGGCGATCTCCACCCCAGCGCTCCGCATGGCCTGCATCGCTACTGCTTCCTGGGCTGAGCCCGTTTCACTGCCGAGGTACCGCTCCACGGCGGCAGCCCCTGGGGCGTCCGCGGCGAAGTACACCGTTCCAGGGCCTCGCCGCTCGATGGTTTGCTGCCGCTGCCGCCGGCGCTGCTGCACGCTTGCCCAGAGCCGTCCTTGATTGGCGGTCATGAAGGAGTTCAGATCGGCGGCGTCGGTGTCTTCAGCCAGGGCCATGCTGGTGCCGTCGATGAAATCACTGAGCAGGGTGACAACGGCCATCAGGTCTTTGGTGATTGCGGGGGTGTTGATTTGGAAAGTGTTGATTGGGAGGGATTTGATTGAAACGAGCTCTGGATCCGGCTGGTCTCGAACCAGCGGGTGATGGCTGATTCCCGGGCGTCGTCGCACAGATCCTGCTGGATCACCTCGAACCCGTGGCGGCGTGCCAGGGCCAAGAGTTGATCGTCATTACGGCATTGGGCCGCATCACGCCGCAAGCCCTGGTGGTGCTCCACAGCCCGCAGAAAATCCCGAAGAGCTTCACGACTCATCGCCTCGACCAGCCCAATTCGGCCCGTTGTTCAACGTAGGTGGCCACCGCCATGATCTCCTCATCACTCAGTGTGTCGGCATAGCTGGGCATGGCATTCAGCCCATCCTCGATCTCGTGCTCCAAGGCCTCCAGCGGGGAACTGGAATAGGCCTCCACATGGGCGTTCAAGTCGCTGATCTTTAGCGTTCGGTTGGCGCGGATTACATTGCCGCCCCCCATGTGACAGGCCGCACAGTTGCTGTTGAAAATCTGCTCACCTCGCTCCAAGGCGGAGCTTTTGAGAGCGTCAATTGCCATCGCTGGAGCAGACAGCAGACATGTCGCGCCAACGATCAACAGCATTGTCAGCATCAGGCCTGATACGCGTGCCATCGCACCCACTTCAATGCCCCAAGTTATCTATCGTTCACGGCAAAAAAAAGAACCCCGGGCTGTGGTTGATACACAGCCCGGGGTGTTCAGTTCAGTTTGAGAGTCTTGGAGATTTCCTCAGAAATCCAGGAATCACTCAACGATCACTTTGCCGACCATGCCAGCACCGCGGTGGGGCTCGCAGTAGTAGTCGTAGGTGCCAGCGGTGGCGAAGGTTTCCTCCCAGGATTCGCCGGGGTTGAAGGCGAGATCAGAGTGGCTGTACTCGTCGTGGCCTTCGAAAACAGCGTTGTGAGGAGCCAGTTTGTTGTTGACGAACTTGACGGTGTCTCCGGCCTTGATGTTCACGGTGGCGGGCTCGAAAGCCAGCATGCCGCCGTCGGTGCCGAGCTTCACTTCAACAGTGGCGGCTTGAGCGCTGCCGACGTTAAGGCCGATCAGCATCAGGAAGGCGCAGCAGGCGGCTGCAATGGTGCGGATGACGGAGCGCATGAAAGTGCTAGGTCGATGCATTGACCTTACGCGCGGGTCTGGGGGTTCCGCGATTGGGCAGGCCGGAATCGCTAAGAACTGTTGCCAAGTCAGGGGCATGGCTGCTGCCACCGAAACGTTGCGGCTGCGTCACCGGGTCATGGATGAAGTGGCGCTGTCGAATGCTGAATCGGTCCCAGGCGTTCACTTCGATCGGCAGAACGCGGATCAGGGTCTCGATCAGCCATGGCCAGAGCGGAATGCCGGGCGTTCGGGCCACACCACGCCAGCGGCAGAGGGTTTTCACGGTGTCGTTCACCGAGATGGCCGGTTGGCCCATCACCACTCGGCGAAGGGCGCCTTGCCCGGGCTCACGGTTCGGTTCATGGGGGCGTGTGGCCAACAAACCGCAGAGGCGGGCGATGTCTTCCGCATGGATGAAGTGGAAGCTCGCATCCACCCGAAGCCAACGGGCCAGCCAGAGCCATTTGCTGGCTTCAGCCAAACCTTCGGTGAGATAGCTGGTGGGGAAAGGGCTGGTGCCATCGACCCTTCCGCCGAACACCAGGGTTGGAAACACCGCGACGATTTTGCTGGCAAGGGGATGCTGCTCCAGATCCCTGAGGCAGCGAGCCTTGGTTTGGATGTATTCCGTGCCGTAGGCCAGAGCTTCAGGCAAGGGGCGCAGGTGCCGATCGAGCACGCTTGCCGTTGAGAAATAAATGATCTGCTCCAACTTGCTGGGATCCAGAAGCGCCAGCATCCGCTTCACCGCAACCACATTCACCTGTTCGGCCCGCTCGGGATCACCCCAGGCCGTGGCGGTGTGAATCACCCGGTTCACCGAGGCCAGCTCATGGGCAAAACGGTCGGTGTCCCGAAGGTCACCCACCAAAAGACGGATGCGGGGATGGTTTGCTGGAACAGCGGTGAGTTTGGCTTGGTCTCTCAGCCAGAGCAGCAACTCCGCATCGGAGTGGTCCAGCAACCAGCGGGAGATGTACTGACCGACGCATCCGCTTGCGCCGGTCAACAGGATGCGGGTCAAACGACAGCCCCGAGACGGTCCATCACGCTCTTGCCGGCCCGGAAGAAGGCTTCGCCGTTCTCTTCCGGTGTACCCGGCAGGATTCCATGGCCGAGGTTGAGGATGTGCTTCCGGCCGCGGGCCTTGCGCACGCAGTCATCGATGCGGGCCTCAATCGCTTCCGGGGTGCCGAACAGCAGGCCGGGGTCCACATTGCCCTGAACACCAATGTGCTCCGGCAGACGTGCCAGGGCCTCGGCCATGTCCACGGTCCAATCCAGCGAGACGATGTCAACACCGGTGTTGGCCATCCGCTCGATCACGCCGGCGCTGCCGGAGATGTAGAGGATGAAGGGAGTGTCGGGGTGCGTCTTCTTGACCAGATCCACCACCTTCTTCTGATAGGGCGCAGCGAAGGTGTCGTAGTCCGCTGGGCTCAGCTGGCCAGCCCAGGAATCAAACATCTGCACCACCTGGGCACCGGAATCAATCTGATAGCGCAGGTAGTTGGCGATCGACTCGGCGAAGTGGTCGAGCAGCTTGTGCAGGATCTCGGGTTCGCGGAAGACCATGGCCTTGATCACAGCGTAGTTCTTGCTGCTCTTGCCCTCCACCACGTAGGCGGCCAGGGTCCAAGGGGCACCAACGAAGCCGAGAACGGCTGCTTCGTTGCCAACACTCTGGCGGAGACGACCCAGCACTTCACCCACAAAGGGCATCGACTCGGAGGGGTTCAGCGGGCGCAAAGCATCCACCTGGGCCATGCTCCGGATTGGATCGCCGATCTGGGGGCCTTTGCTCTCGATGATGTCGAAATCGATTCCCATCCCCGGCAGGGGCGTGAGGATGTCGGAGAACAGGATCACTCCATCGGGCTTGAAAGCGTGAAACGGCTGCATCGAGATCTCATAGGAGAGATCGGGGTTCTCGGAACGCTCACGGAAGCTCGGGTACTTGTCCCGCAGGTCCCGGTAGATCTTCATATAGCGACCGGCCTGGCGCATCATCCACACCGGAGGACGCTCCACCGATTCACCGCGCGCAGCACGCAGGAGCAGGGGTAAAGAGTCGCTCATCAAGCCCGGTCAGGTCAATCGGAAACTTACCCGAACCCAAGCCTCAGCTAGAGCTTTACCCCCTCTTTGTCATCACGTTCGTCACACGATGTTGTCCGGCTCGCTGCTGTTCAGGCTGCGTTTCGGGTCGTGCTTAAACACCATCAGGCTCAGCGGTGGCAGGCAGAGATCCAGGGAGTTTTCGTAACCGTGGATGCCCCACTCGTCCGTAGGTTTGCCACCCATGTTGCCGAGGTTGCTTCCCCCGTATTTGGCTGCATCGGAGTTGAAGATCTCCTCGTAGAAGCCGGAGAGCGGAACGCCCACGCGGTAGTGGGAGTGACTTTGGGGCGTGAAGTTTGCCACCACTACCAGCCAGGTGCCGCTGGCACTCTCCCGACGCATGAAGCTGATCACGGAGTGGCGGTTGTCGTTGCAATCGATCCACTGGAAGCCGAACTGGTCGAAGTCGTCCCGCCAGAGGGCCGGTTCTGCCTTGTAGAGAACGTTGAGGTCATCCACCAACCGCTGGATGCCCTTGTGGGGCTCGTAGTTGAGCAGATCCCACTGGAGATCGCCCCACACATTCCATTCAGCCCGCTGGCCGAATTCCATCCCCATGAAGATCGTCTTCTTGCCGGGGTGGGTCCACATGTAGGAGAGCAACGCCCGGGTGTTGGCGTACTTCTGCCAATCATCTCCCGGCATCTTGTGCATGAGATGGCTCTTCCCGTGCACCACTTCATCGTGGCTCAGGGCCAGCATGAAGTTCTCGGTGTAGGTGTACCAGATCGAGAAGGTGATGTTGTTCTGGTGGAACTGGCGGAACCACGGGTCAAGCTCGAAGTAATCGAGCATGTCGTGCATCCAACCCATGTTCCATTTGAGGTTGAAACCGAGACCGCCGCTGTCCGTGGGCTGCGTCACCATCGGCCAGGTTGTTGATTCCTCCGCGATGGAGAGGGCGCCCGGGAAGTGCTGGAACAGCACGTGGTTGGCCTGCTGGAGGAAACGCACCGCCTCGGTGTTCTCCCGGCCGCCGCTTTCATTGGGGAGCCATTCCCCATCGGGGCGCAGGTAGTCGCGATAGAGCATCGAGGCCACAGCATCCACGCGAATGCCATCGATGTGGAACTGCTCAAACCAGAAGATGAGGTTGGCAACAAGGAAGTTGCGCACCTCGTTGCGGCTGTAATTAAAGATCAGCGTTCCCCATTCCTTGTGTTCCCCGATCCGGGGATCACTGTGTTCGTAGAGGTGTGCGCCATCAAAGAAAGCCAATCCATGGGCGTCCTTCGGGAAATGACCGGGAACCCAGTCGATGATCACGCCGATGCCTTCAGCATGGCAGCGGTCCACGAACGCTCTGAATTCATCGGGTGTTCCGTAGCGGCTGGTCGGGGCATACCAACCCGTCACCTGATATCCCCAGGAACCATCGAAGGGGTGCTCCGTGATCGGCATCACCTCGATGTGGGTGAATCCCCTGTCCTTCACATAAGGAATCAGTCGATCAGCGAGCTCGGCGTAGGTGAGCAACCGTGCCCCGGGCTTCATGTCCGCCGCAGGGACAGGAGGGCGTGGGGTTCCATCGGGTTGGATCCAGGGCTCGTCCGCTGAGGCGTGAATCCAGCTGCCCAGGTGCATTTCATACACCGAGATGGGCTGATCGAGCGCATTGCTGCTGTCGCGCTTCTGCATCCAGGTCTGATCGGACCATTGGAATCCGTTCAGACGTGCCACGACGGAACTGTTGTCGGGGCGAACCTCGTGCTGGAAGCCGTAAGGATCAGCCTTCTGGTAGCAGTGACCGTCCTGGGTGCGAATTTCGTATTTGTAGAGATGTCCCTCCTCGAGTCCGGGGACAAACAGTTCCCAGATGCCTCCGACACGCTGCTGCATGGGGTGGTGACGGCCATCCCATGAGTTCAGATCACCAATGACCGAGACGGAGAGAGCGTTGGGAGCCCAGAGGCAGAACATCACACCGGTGATCCCGTCACGCTCGGTGAGGTGGGCACCCATCTTTTGCCAGATGTGGTGATGATTGCCTTCGGCGAACAGGTGGCGATCCATTTCGCCCATCCACTCACCACGGAAGGCCCAAGGGTCGTGCTGTTCATGCACGATTCCGCCACGCTCAACCTTGACCCGGTAGTGACACCCGGGGTCTTGACTGACCTGGGCCTCAAACACCCATGGGTGGTTCGGCGTGGTCATGGCGATCTCTTCGCCAGCCTGCAGCAGGGAGACCGATTGAGCTTCCGGCATCCACATCCGCACGGTCCATCCTTGATCCGAGGCTTGAGGACCAAGCACCGCAAACGGGTGGTCATGGCGACAACTCGCCAACCGTTCGCCGTCCTGCACCAACCAGTCGAGGACTGCGGCGACACCCATGGGAGACCTGAGAATTGGGCGAGATGTTAAGCCTGATTTACGAAACAGATCCGCTGTTGCTCAGACGAAGTCTCGGGAAATGTCGACGTTGGTGATCCGACCGCGTTCGTCGAAGATCACGAACAGGTTGGTTGTGGCCTTGCCGAAGCTGACAGCCACCAGCACGAGCTGTTGTTCGCCCCCCTGATGGGCGATCACGGCGTCTTTGACCTTGCGGAAACCCCCCGAGGTCCGGCTGAGCTTGGTCCATTTGCGTTCCAGGTCTCCGGGGGCCAGATCTTCCTGCAATTGCAGAGACATCTTGGATCGAGCTGCAACCCAGCGCCCTGCTGCCAGATCGCGGGCGAATTCGACGGCCGTTGTCTCGATCGGCTTTATCTGGTCAGTCCACTTCCAGGCCAGCAGCTTGCCGTCTTCATCCAGCACCATCAGCATGCCTTCGTCACCGGATGCCGTGGTCACGACAGCATCAATGGTTGTCGTGTTGTATCCAGGAATCACGCTGATAACCCGTGTCGCCTCGATGGCCATGCGTTGGTCCAGGCGTTCCTGGACGGTCTTCACATCAACACTGGCCTGAACCGGGGTGGCAAGAGCGTCATGCATGACGTCTCCCTGGCGGTTTTTGAGGGCGTCCAGAAGCAGTTCAGCCGCCGCTGTCGCTTGGGCCGGGCTGAGTTCAGTTCTGGAGAGGTTCTCTGCTGCTGCGGGATTGACCACCCCCATGGGGGCTGACAGAGCAAGGGCCAGCAGGGCAGCGGAGAGCGTCAAGGCACAACCATCAGTCGAGCAGCAGTCTGCCGGAGTCAAAGGGGTTCAGCTGCAGCTTGGAGTCAGCAAGTTCCAGTGTCAGCGTCACCACACGATGCTCTGGGCTTGGTGCGCCGCAGGGCACGGCTTCGTGGCCAGGGTTGACGGCGATGGCAGGCCAAGCTGCTGCGGCAATCGAGAGCCTCAGCCGATCGCCGGAAGCAAGGGTCGCCTGCAGTGGTTGGAGGGTCACGCTGCGCCTGGCTGGCTGCAAGGCCTCCTCTCCTCGAACGCGCACCACTCCCGTGCTGAGTTGTTCAACGCTGTTGGCGTCTGCAGGCAGGCGGGACAGGCTGATGCAGAGATCAAAGCCGGGTTGGTCCGCTTCGGCGTTCAGCAGGAGTGACGGCTGACCCGACAGCAGAAGCTCCTCAACCAGGGGATCAGAGGTGAATGTCGCGACGTCGCTGCGTTGATCCACCGCCAAGCGATCCGCGGGGCCAGGGGTTGTCCCCAAGTGTCCACCGATGGCAGGGACCGGTCGCCAGGGGTCATGAACGATGACCACGCTGCCTTCCCCTTCCCCATTCGCAACGAGTCCACCGTCGCTTGGATCGATGCAGGCCAGTCCATGGCTGTGCAGTCCCCATGACGCCGGCCCGCTGGTGCCGGGTGCGGGGATTGCCTCCCACTGATGCTGGGTGATGTTCCAGAGCTGGTGACTGGGCTTCGGCTTCTGCGGGGGGCGATCCTGCAGATGCTGTTGGAAGAACTGCAGCATCAGCTGCTGGGTTTCAGGCCACCACTGCAGATGGGAGGCCGGCCCGATGTGCAGGCAAGGCTGCCCCCCGGCGGCCTGGCTGCGATGCCAGAGGTCCAAAAGGCCCACCAGATGCGGATCCCACCATCCACCGATTAACAGCATCGGCCGTTGAAGCCAGCTCGCCGGTGAGCGATGAACCGTCCACTGCTGATCATTGCGGGGGTCGCTTTGCAACCATCTCCAAGCCATGCCATCGGGGTCATGACTCTCCAGCAGGGTTGGTCCGTCCCGCAAATAGTGGTTGTCTTCAAGGCTTCGGCGGATCTCCAGCCAGGCCGCCGCGTCTTCGCGTCGCTGGGCCTGAAGAGCGGCGAGCTGCAGCCCCCATCCCAGCCCCAGATGCCACCAGTGGGCACCGCCTTCACAACTCCAGTGACGGCGTTCGTCCAGGCCGGTCATGGCTGGGGCGGTGCAATCCGGTGGTGGCGCGGATTCCGTTGCCGTGAGCTGGGTTAGCCCCTGATAGGAAAACCCGTAGGCCCCCAGGCGTCCATTGCATTCCGGCAACTGGCGCACCCAGGCGTGGGTGGCGCTGGTGTCGGCTGCTTCCTGACCAAACCCTCCGAAGCTGCCTCCTGACTCCCCCTGGCCTCTCACGTCCTGAATGACCACCAGGAATCCATGGGAAGCCCACCAGCGGGGATGGGCGTAGGTGACGGTTGAGGCGATGCGGTTCCCGTAGGGCTGCCGCATCAGCAGGGCGGGCCAGGGGCCTTCACCACTTGGGTGCCACAGACGTGACCGCAGAACAACTCCATCGGCAAGCGTCAGCTCTGCAGAGCGGCTGGAAACGACGCCTTTCTCAGCGCACATTGGGGCAATGCATCCCCACGACGTAGGTCACAAGGATCTCCGCATCCTGAAAGGTCAGGTTCTGGCTCTCTGCAACCTTGCGTGTCGCTTTTTTGGAGTAAGCGGATTTGCCGTCGGCATTCATCTGCCGGAATGAACGACACATCGCCTTTGCTTTTTCAGGGTTGCGTTTGACGCTGTTGAGCAAGTCCGAATCTGCGGCACCGACGGGTGAAGTTGGTCCAGTGAGGACCAGAGCGACCAGAGCCGTGCGTAGGAGGTTCAAGCCCATAAACCACTCATACGCAGAATTGGACTTCAAGTCAGGGCTGCTGGGGTCAGTTCGACAGTTGCCTCGCCCGTCGGATCCAATCGCCAGCAACCCGTAGATCAACAACGGCAGGCCGTTTGGTTCCAAGGCTGCGTTCCAGCCTCCCGGTCTGGCGCACGAGACGATCGGGGGTGCATGCCGCCAGAGCGGTGGGCGTGGCAATGCCCGCATGCATCAGCAGCGCGGCGTCCTGGGGAGGCAGATTCAAACTGCAAACCAAGTCGGCCAACCCCCTCAGCCGTTTCAGGTTTCGGGCTGAAGCCTGGCCACTGCGAGCAAGCTGGCTCAGCTCCAAATCCGTCAGATCGCGGATGAGGGACCAGCGGTTGATGCCGGCTCGATCAAGCTCCTGTTTTTCTCTGCGGAACGACTGGGGGAGTTCCACAATCGCGTCGTTGAAGCCCGGCATCAACGCAAGTTCTTGCTCACCTCGCCCAGAATGACGGGGCGGCCTAGGCCATCGCCTGCCTTCTGGATTCCGCGCAGCCGCACCAGCACAGTGTTGCTGGAACGACCGGAGCCGCGCAGGTTGCCCTCCAACTGCTCCAGGGTGGCCTGAACGGTGTCTGGAGCCAGATCGGCGGGAACCTGCGCCACCACAAGGTCATTGCCGTTGTCGAATACGATCGGTGCCCGAACAGCACCTTCCACCACCACCGGTGGGGTGTAGCTCACGCCGAATGCCCAGCAGCTCACCGCGAGCAGCAGGGTGAAGCTGCTGACACCAACCAGTCGAAAACGGATCCCCCAATTGGTTAGGAAGGCAATGGCTGTCAGCGCTCCAAGCCCAAGCCCAGACCAACCCAGCCAGGGAGCGGCAGTAAGCAGCAGCTGATCGAAGGCCATGGGGTCTGGTGGACTGAAAACAGTCTCCTTATATTGCGCGAGATTCTGGAGTGGCCGCCGCGTCTGATGGGGAAAACGCGGCGCAGGGTCTGGTTGGTATCAACCGGTTTGGTTCTGATCGGGTCTGGAACAGCGGGCTTCATCGCCCTAGACCGTGCTGCCGAACGCATCCTGAGCCGTGTGCGCCCCGGATTGGAGCGCACGCTTTCAGGCCCTCTGGGCCACGACGTGGACATTGGTCCCTATGAGGGTCTTCGCCCCCTGGGCTTGGGGATTGCCATTGGGCCGACTCGGATCTTGCCGTCGGCGGCGGATCGCTCTGAGCTGAGTCTTGCGGGGCTGGAGGTGAGCCTTGCTCCGCTGGCGAGTCTTCGGCGTCTGCAGCCGGTTCTGCAGATCACGGTGCACAAGCTGCGCGGCCAGTTGCAGGCTAATGAGACTGGTAGCTATTGGACCTTCGGACCACTAAGTGGCGACGGCCCCCTGCCGCGGCTTGGAGTGCAATACCGGTTGGCCGACCCTGCGCTGATTCGTTTCGGCCCTCAGCAGCAGACCCTTGAACTCCGCAGCCGGGGCGCAGTTCGGCTCGGGGAGGCCTTTTTCAGCACCGCATCGGAACTTCGCTGGGTTGAGCGTGAAGGGGCCCTGCGGTTGGACGGTCAAGGGCATTGGGATCGCCGCAGCTTCAGGCTTCGAACGCGGCTGGATCGGCTCAAGCTGAAACCATTGGCGGCCGTCATCGCCCCTGCTCAGGATCTGGACGCCTCAGGGACGTTGGCGGGAGATGTTCAGATCGGCTGGGCCGATGGCGCGTTGAACTGCCGAGGTGGGCTCAGCCTCAAGCGTCTCAAGCTTGCTGCGCTGAACAGCAATCGCCTCAGCTTCGCCTGCAAGGGCGATCAACTGATACTGGAGCCCGCAACACTGGGGTTCGGAGCTTTTAAGGCTCGGGCCTCAGGTTCTGTCGCCCTCAACAAGCGCTTTGATCTCCGTGCTGAGGTGCACAGCTCAGACCTCAGCTCTGCAAGCAAGGATCGGTTGAAGATCAGGATCCAGGGCCCCTGGGCGGAGCCCCGGTGGAGTGTTGATGGTGAGATCAAGTTGCCTGAGGCCATGGGGCTCAACACAGCCCTGACGCTGGAGGGAGCCTGGCGCACCCCCTGGTTGCAAGACCAGCAACCCTCTGTTGCCTTGGACACCCTGCGCCTCAGTGCCCCGGGACTGCGCTTCGGGCTGGCCGGGACGATTGGATCCCAACTGGATCTGCGCAGCACGGAGCTGCAGATCGCCCCCCGCTTCTGGTCTGCGGTTCCGTCTCTGCAGGCCGGACTGGGCCAAACCGCTCCGATCCTTGGAGCCGTCAACGTCACTGGTGCGTTGGCCTCACCTGAGCTGAGCCTGAAGCTTGGCCAGGCAGCCAATCCGCTGCTGGATCAATGGTCGTTTCTGAGCCGATGGTCCACAGAGGATTCCGCGCTGGTGCTGGATCGCTTCACCAGTCCTGTGTTGCGGGCGGAAGCGCGCCTGCCTTTGCAGCTGGCGCAGGGGCGGCTGCAAGTTGGTGAACTTCAGAGCGGCTTTGAACTCAAACCCCTCAACCTGAGCCGTTTCACCCCCTTGATCGGGATGCCGTTGGGGGGGCAAGTCTCGGCGCGGGGGCGCGTGAACGGTCCGCTGTCGGCGCTGCAGCCCGACATCAGCCTGATGCTGGATCAACCCCGCTTCGGAGCGTTGCAGGTTCCCGAGCGCTGGACGGGACGTCTCAACGGTGAACTGGACCGTGGTGCTCGCCTGGCGATGGCGGCCCAGCAGCCCGCCGTGCCCGGCATGCTCGAGGCCGTTCTCAATGCAGATGCCTGGCCCCAGACCGTTCGCTTGGACCGTGGTGAGGGGCAGTTGCGCTTGGACGGACTGGCGCCCGGTGGGGATCAACGTCGCTACCGGTGGCGTGCGGCAGATCTCAACATCGATGGCCTTCGTATGATCACTCAGCCGGCTAACCAGCCCAAAGCGGTGGCGGGCCAGCTGACGGGTGCAGGTCGCCTGGCCATGGGCCCCCTTGCGATCCGTGGGTCTGCCTCCATTGCTGAACCCTCGCTGG is a genomic window containing:
- a CDS encoding DUF4332 domain-containing protein, encoding MPGFNDAIVELPQSFRREKQELDRAGINRWSLIRDLTDLELSQLARSGQASARNLKRLRGLADLVCSLNLPPQDAALLMHAGIATPTALAACTPDRLVRQTGRLERSLGTKRPAVVDLRVAGDWIRRARQLSN
- a CDS encoding Ycf51 family protein; the protein is MAFDQLLLTAAPWLGWSGLGLGALTAIAFLTNWGIRFRLVGVSSFTLLLAVSCWAFGVSYTPPVVVEGAVRAPIVFDNGNDLVVAQVPADLAPDTVQATLEQLEGNLRGSGRSSNTVLVRLRGIQKAGDGLGRPVILGEVSKNLR
- a CDS encoding CocE/NonD family hydrolase is translated as MCAEKGVVSSRSAELTLADGVVLRSRLWHPSGEGPWPALLMRQPYGNRIASTVTYAHPRWWASHGFLVVIQDVRGQGESGGSFGGFGQEAADTSATHAWVRQLPECNGRLGAYGFSYQGLTQLTATESAPPPDCTAPAMTGLDERRHWSCEGGAHWWHLGLGWGLQLAALQAQRREDAAAWLEIRRSLEDNHYLRDGPTLLESHDPDGMAWRWLQSDPRNDQQWTVHRSPASWLQRPMLLIGGWWDPHLVGLLDLWHRSQAAGGQPCLHIGPASHLQWWPETQQLMLQFFQQHLQDRPPQKPKPSHQLWNITQHQWEAIPAPGTSGPASWGLHSHGLACIDPSDGGLVANGEGEGSVVIVHDPWRPVPAIGGHLGTTPGPADRLAVDQRSDVATFTSDPLVEELLLSGQPSLLLNAEADQPGFDLCISLSRLPADANSVEQLSTGVVRVRGEEALQPARRSVTLQPLQATLASGDRLRLSIAAAAWPAIAVNPGHEAVPCGAPSPEHRVVTLTLELADSKLQLNPFDSGRLLLD